The following proteins come from a genomic window of Montipora foliosa isolate CH-2021 chromosome 2, ASM3666993v2, whole genome shotgun sequence:
- the LOC137992177 gene encoding sodium/potassium/calcium exchanger 2-like, with the protein MVMKSERSFFWHRLHRRTHNPHIFLLTSAVLCSLGVNLLSAFDLDIASRSLNRKENTHKHRSLLASNEHTSENDTGGLYPNDIFSLSQKRQGAVVLHITGMCYMFLALSIACDEFFIPALAVITEKLDISEDVAGATFMAAGGSMPELCTSFIGVFVDPKSNVGFGTIVGSAVFNVLFVIGMCAVFSKEVLRLTWWPLFRDCIFYSMALIMLIGFFIDEAIEWWESLILIGAYVCYVTFMKYNHSIESWVKRQLKSNRVSAIKSKRSEKEELGLNDAYLEKAVEKLSRSTKTTNGLPCFRYGVLQLVIQTIDPLGDASVAVKVNRLKRLKSSKVKAGVENSRDSVNGGQDVFKNSPVEDSQRQFHLSVVNSSVTEEKTDSTSTSSFYKSNYTYSDNENLKTPVYNSNLETSGKSSLVNEELPCVHVVSTESSANKTNRSSVPGMVEQSATNYRISATSEDSQQTSNHQLVEIEDAREACLDDDSTPIDLSWPSRWKDRLAYIVRAPILFLMYFTAQDIRKAGKRHLYPWTFTWSMIWIVAFSYLMVWWAKEVGKTLNIPTEVMGLTFLAAGTSIPDLITSVLVARKGFGDMAVSSSIGSNMFDVTVGLPLPWLIYSAINDGSAKQVSNNGLFCSVALLFIMLIAVVIIIASSKWKMSRLLGAIMFLLYVVFLLISLLLQYGEIECPSF; encoded by the exons ATGGTTATGAAATCTGAACGGTCGTTTTTTTGGCATCGTTTACACAGACGAACTCACAATCCTCACATTTTCCTTCTCACATCTGCAGTTTTGTGTAGTCTTGGAGTAAATTTACTCTCAGCTTTCGACTTGGACATCGCATCACGTTCGCTTAACAGGAAAGAAAATACACACAAACATCGATCTTTACTGGCGTCAAATGAACACACGTCGGAGAATGATACTGGCGGCTTATATCCGAACGATATATTTTCCTTGTCACAAAAAAGGCAAGGAGCTGTTGTTTTACACATCACTGGTATGTGTTACATGTTCCTTGCACTATCCATTGCATGCGATGAATTTTTCATTCCCGCTTTAGCAGTTATCACGGAGAAATTAGACATTTCAGAGGATGTCGCCGGGGCTACATTTATGGCTGCCGGTGGGAGTATGCCAGAGCTTTGTACTTCATTTATTGGAGTGTTCGTGGATCCAAAATCGAACGTTGGTTTTGGAACCATAGTGGGCTCAGCTGTCTtcaatgttttgtttgtaataggCATGTGTGCTGTGTTCTCAAAGGAAGTTTTACGTCTAACTTGGTGGCCGTTATTCCGAGATTGTATATTCTATAGCATGGCTCTAATCATGTTAATTGGCTTCTTCATAGACGAGGCGATCGAGTGGTGGGAATCGCTGATTTTAATCGGGGCTTATGTTTGTTATGTCACATTTATGAAATACAACCATAGTATCGAGAGTTGGGTGAAAAGACAACTGAAGTCAAATAGAGTGAGCGCTATCAAATCCAAAAGGTCAGAGAAAGAGGAACTTGGATTGAATGATGCATATCTTGAG AAGGCTGTGGAAAAGTTATCCAGATCCACAAAGACAACTAATGGCCTTCCCTGTTTTCGTTATGGTGTGCTTCAACTGGTCATTCAAACTATTGATCCTCTTGGTGATG CTTCTGTTGCTGTAAAAGTGAACAGGTTGAAGAGACTTAAAAGCTCAAAAGTAAAAGCTGGAGTGGAAAATAGTAGAGATTCAGTAAATGGAGGTCAAGATGTCTTTAAAAATTCCCCAGTGGAGGACAGTCAAAGACAGTTTCATTTATCTGTTGTAAATAGTTCTGTGACTGAAGAAAAGACAGATTCCACTTCCACATCATCATTTTACAAGAGTAATTACACATATTCAGacaatgaaaatttgaaaacgccaGTTTATAACTCAAACTTGGAAACATCTGGGAAGAGTAGTTTAGTGAATGAAGAACTTCCTTGTGTCCATGTGGTTTCTACTGAAAGCtctgcaaacaaaacaaatcgtTCATCTGTTCCGGGAATGGTGGAACAAAGTGCAACAAATTACAGAATTTCAGCCACATCTGAAGACTCTCAACAGACATCTAATCACCAGTTGGTAGAGATAGAAGATGCGAGAGAAGCTTGT TTGGATGACGATAGTACTCCCATTGACTTAAGCTGGCCATCAAGATGGAAAGACAGATTAGCTTACATTGTTAGAGCACCTATCCTGTTTCTTATGTACTTCACAGCACAGGACATCAGGAAAGCC GGAAAACGACACTTGTATCCTTGGACTTTCACATGGTCTATGATTTGGATAGTTGCGTTTTCATATTTGATGGTGTGGTGGGCCAAGGAAGTTGGCAAGACTTTGAATATACCAACAGAG GTTATGGGTCTCACATTTTTAGCAGCTGGAACAAGTATACCTGACCTCATAACCAGTGTTTTAGTGGCAAGGAAAGGCTTTGGTGACATGGCAGTGTCCAGCTCAATTGGCAGCAATATGTTTGATGTCACTGTAGG ACTGCCCCTTCCTTGGTTGATATACAGTGCAATCAATGATGGATCGGCTAAGCAAGTGAGCAACAATGgtctgttctgttctgtcgcaTTACTCTTCATTATGCTGATAGCCGTTGTCATCATCATTGCAAGCAGTAAATGGAAGATGTCCAGGCTGCTTGGagccatcatgtttctgttgTATGTTGTGTTCCTCTTGATCTCCTTATTGTTGCAGTATGGCGAAATTGAATGCCCCTCATTTTAA